The DNA window AAAGCCATGGATGGCAAGCGGCTCCTGCAATAGGCGGTCGACGGTCTGGCGTGGGTGCAGCGAACCGTACGGATCCTGGAAGACCATCTGCACTTCGCGGTAGAAAGCCTTGTCACGGCGGGTGCCGAGCGTCTTGCCATTGACGGTGATACTGCCCGATGCGACCGGCGCAAGGCCGGCGATGGCCCTGAGCAGCGTCGATTTGCCGGAGCCGGATTCGCCGACCAGGCCGAAAGATTCGCCCGGCTGCACGTCGAGGCCGACGCCCTTCAGCGCGCGAAAACGGTCGAAGATCACTTCCAGCCTGTCGACGGCGATCGCAGAAGTCATGCCGCCCACTCCGGCTTGCGGTCGAGCACCGGCAGCGGGTGACGGTCGGCGCCGATCTTGGGCATGCAGTTGAGCAGGCCGCGCGTGTAGGGATGCTGGGCGCGGCCGAGTTCCGAAGCCTTGAGCTGCTCGACCACCTTGCCGGCATACATGACGATGACGCGGTCGCAGAAGGACGAGACCAGGCGCAGATCATGCGAGATGAAGATCAGCCCCATGCCGCGCTCGCTGACCAGCCGGTCGAGAATGCCGAGCACGTCGAGCTGCACAGTGACGTCGAGCGCCGAGGTCGGCTCGTCGGCAATCATCATTTCCGGCCCGGCGATCAGCATCATGGCGATCATGGCGCGCTGACCCATGCCTCCGGACACCTCATGCGGATGCAGGTCGAAGACGCGAGAGGGATCACGGATCTGCACCGCCTCCAGCATCGCCAGCGCGCGGTCGCGCGCCTCGGCTTTGCCGACCTTTTCATGGGTGCGCAGCGTCTCGACGATCTGGCGGCCGATGCTCATCACCGGGTCGAGCGAGTATTTTGGATCCTGCAGGATCATGGCGATGCGTTTGCCACGCAGCTTCCGGCGTTCGCGTGGCGAGACGTTGAGCAGGTCGATGCCGTCGAAGGCGAGCTTGTTGGCCGATATCCGCGCCTGCGGCGGCGTCAGGCCCATGATGGCACGGCCGGTCTGCGACTTGCCCGAGCCGGACTCGCCGACGATGCCGAGCCGTTCGCGGCCGAGCGAGAAGGAGACGCCGCGCACCGCCTCGATCAACCCGGTGCGGGTCGGGAAAGTGACGCGCAGATCGTCGACATCGAGCAGAGCGCTCATTGATTTC is part of the Mesorhizobium loti genome and encodes:
- a CDS encoding ABC transporter ATP-binding protein, with translation MSALLDVDDLRVTFPTRTGLIEAVRGVSFSLGRERLGIVGESGSGKSQTGRAIMGLTPPQARISANKLAFDGIDLLNVSPRERRKLRGKRIAMILQDPKYSLDPVMSIGRQIVETLRTHEKVGKAEARDRALAMLEAVQIRDPSRVFDLHPHEVSGGMGQRAMIAMMLIAGPEMMIADEPTSALDVTVQLDVLGILDRLVSERGMGLIFISHDLRLVSSFCDRVIVMYAGKVVEQLKASELGRAQHPYTRGLLNCMPKIGADRHPLPVLDRKPEWAA